In one Balaenoptera musculus isolate JJ_BM4_2016_0621 chromosome 20, mBalMus1.pri.v3, whole genome shotgun sequence genomic region, the following are encoded:
- the THRA gene encoding thyroid hormone receptor alpha codes for MEQKPSKVECGSDPEENSARSPDGKRKRKNGQCSLKTSMSGYIPSYLDKDEQCVVCGDKATGYHYRCITCEGCKGFFRRTIQKNLHPTYSCKYDSCCVIDKITRNQCQLCRFKKCIAVGMAMDLVLDDSKRVAKRKLIEQNRERRRKEEMIRSLQQRPEPTPEEWDLIHVATEAHRSTNAQGSHWKQRRKFLPDDIGQSPIVSMPDGDKVDLEAFSEFTKIITPAITRVVDFAKKLPMFSELPCEDQIILLKGCCMEIMSLRAAVRYDPESDTLTLSGEMAVKREQLKNGGLGVVSDAIFELGKSLSAFNLDDTEVALLQAVLLMSTDRSGLLCVDKIEKSQEAYLLAFEHYVNHRKHNIPHFWPKLLMKVTDLRMIGACHASRFLHMKVECPTELFPPLFLEVFEDQEV; via the exons ATGGAACAGAAGCCAAGCAAGGTGGAGTGTGGGTCAGACCCAGAGGAGAACAG TGCCAGGTCACCAGATGGAAAGCGAAAAAGAAAGAACGGCCAATGTTCCCTGAAAACCAGCATGTCAG ggtATATCCCTAGTTACCTGGACAAAGACGAGCAGTGTGTCGTGTGTGGGGACAAGGCAACCGGTTATCACTACCGCTGCATCACTTGTGAGGGCTGCAAG GGCTTCTTTCGCCGCACAATCCAGAAGAACCTCCACCCCACCTACTCGTGCAAATATGACAGCTGTTGTGTCATTGACAAGATCACCCGCAATCAGTGCCAGCTGTGCCGCTTCAAGAAGTGCATCGCTGTGGGCATGGCCATGGACT TGGTTCTAGATGATTCGAAGCGGGTGGCCAAACGCAAGCTGATTGAGCAGAACCGGGAGCGGCGGCGGAAGGAGGAGATGATCCGATCACTGCAGCAGCGACCAGAGCCCACTCCCGAAGAGTGGGACCTGATCCACGTTGCCACGGAGGCCCATCGCAGCACAAATGCCCAGGGCAGCCATTGGAAACAGAGGCGGAAATTCCTG CCGGATGACATTGGCCAGTCACCCATCGTCTCCATGCCGGACGGAGACAAGGTGGACCTTGAGGCCTTCAGCGAGTTTACCAAGATCATCACCCCGGCCATCACCCGTGTGGTGGACTTTGCCAAAAAACTGCCCATGTTCTCTGAG CTGCCTTGCGAAGACCAGATCATCCTCCTGAAGGGGTGCTGCATGGAGATCATGTCCCTGCGGGCGGCTGTCCGCTATGACCCCGAGAGCGACACCCTGACACTGAGCGGGGAGATGGCTGTCAAGCGGGAGCAGCTCAAGAATGGCGGCCTGGGTGTCGTCTCCGATGCCATCTTTGAACTGGGCAAGTCACTCTCTGCCTTTAACTTGGATGACACGGAAGTGGCTCTGCTGCAGGCTGTGCTGCTAATGTCAACAG accGCTCGGGCCTGCTGTGTGTGGACAAGATCGAGAAGAGTCAGGAGGCGTACCTGCTGGCGTTCGAGCACTACGTCAACCACCGCAAACACAACATTCCGCACTTCTGGCCCAAGCTGCTGATGAAGGTGACTGACCTCCGCATGATCGGGGCCTGCCACGCCAGCCGCTTCCTCCACATGAAAGTCGAGTGCCCCACCGAACTCTTCCCCCCACTCTTCCTCGAGGTCTTTGAGGATCAGGAAGTCTAA